A single region of the Mercenaria mercenaria strain notata chromosome 6, MADL_Memer_1, whole genome shotgun sequence genome encodes:
- the LOC128545846 gene encoding uncharacterized protein LOC128545846 isoform X2, which translates to MQGSTQQITQHEIARVRKRYMILFVVKCLLGIILLILGGLAVKNTKGQKGTFGPPYFLGAFIVGCAMILASFMDVLMYRSFTSNDSATLQSISQYACFEVLLTGISVIGGFIGIFFVSIFGVPECEPSDFFSHCNYTKNLSTNRSLAIGILISLLVSEIIAIGSIVIHCRSCQGLGPYNMLKPRQRRFAPHHNVYVAGGAGNVVMTTAPEPRPFAGGFGANRNYNSYSADTQIVIDGNVIDKNRGGFSGAIIHPPENTTVIHPPVGYSQYPSMTNQNTQYSHEGQGSTSGASVHQLQEQNRLLREQIALQQQLQLMQQQQQQQESAPSSSLPPMPPSYESCMQDPEQMKFLQEQNEELQNRYLRRQQITKDIPFSSDRNTIPSAPPM; encoded by the exons ATGCAGGGATCTACGCAGCAGATTACACAACACG aaatAGCAAGAGTGAGGAAGCGATATATGATACTGTTCGTTGTCAAGTGCCTGCTGGGTATTATACTACTTATACTTGGCGGGTTGGCCGTAAAAAATACTAAGGGACAGAAGGGCACCTTTGGTCCTCCGTACTTTCTGGGAGCCTTTATCGTTGGATGCGCA ATGATCTTAGCAAGCTTCATGGACGTTCTCATGTACCGAAGTTTCACCTCCAACGACTCGGCTACACTGCAAAGTATATCACAATAT gctTGCTTTGAAGTtttacttactggtatttcagtTATTGGCGGATTTATTGGCATATTCTTCGTATCAATATTTGGTGTTCCGGAGTGTGAGCCTTCAGATTTCTTTAGTCACTGTAATTATACAAAAAACTTGTCAACAAATCGTAGCCTTGCAATAGGCATCTTAATATCACTTCTTGTTAGTGAAATTATAGCAATTGGAAGCATTGTGATACACTGTCGTAGTTGTCAAGGTCTTGGTCCGTACAATATGCTGAAACCTAGGCAGCGAAGATTTGCTCCACATCATAATGTTTATGTTGCTGGAGGGGCTGGAAATGTTGTCATGACAACAGCTCCTGAACCAAGACCTTTTGCTGGTGGTTTTGGCGCTAATCGTAACTATAATAGTTACAGCGCAGACACACAAATTGTAATTGATGGTAACGTTATAGATAAAAACAGGGGCGGATTTTCTGGAGCCATCATACACCCACCAGAGAATACAACTGTTATACATCCTCCAGTGGGGTATTCTCAGTACCCGAGTATGACCAACCAAAATACGCAGTATAGTCATGAAGGTCAAGGCAGTACCTCAGGAGCATCTGTACATCAATTACAAGAACAGAACAGATTACTAAGGGAGCAGATtgcgctacaacaacaacttcagttaatgcagcagcagcagcaacaacaagaAAGTGCACCATCATCATCACTCCCGCCAATGCCTCCAAGTTATGAATCCTGCATGCAAGACCCAGAACAG ATGAAGTTCCTACAAGAGCAAAATGAAGAATTACAAAATAGATATCTGAGACGACAACAAATAACGAAAGATATACCGTTTTCTAGTGACAGAAACACCATACCTTCAGCTCCGCCTATGTGA
- the LOC128545846 gene encoding uncharacterized protein LOC128545846 isoform X1 encodes MQGSTQQITQHEIARVRKRYMILFVVKCLLGIILLILGGLAVKNTKGQKGTFGPPYFLGAFIVGCAMILASFMDVLMYRSFTSNDSATLQSISQYACFEVLLTGISVIGGFIGIFFVSIFGVPECEPSDFFSHCNYTKNLSTNRSLAIGILISLLVSEIIAIGSIVIHCRSCQGLGPYNMLKPRQRRFAPHHNVYVAGGAGNVVMTTAPEPRPFAGGFGANRNYNSYSADTQIVIDGNVIDKNRGGFSGAIIHPPENTTVIHPPVGYSQYPSMTNQNTQYSHEGQGSTSGASVHQLQEQNRLLREQIALQQQLQLMQQQQQQQESAPSSSLPPMPPSYESCMQDPEQMKFLQEQNEELQNRYLRRQQITKDIPFSSDRNTIPSAPPM; translated from the exons aaatAGCAAGAGTGAGGAAGCGATATATGATACTGTTCGTTGTCAAGTGCCTGCTGGGTATTATACTACTTATACTTGGCGGGTTGGCCGTAAAAAATACTAAGGGACAGAAGGGCACCTTTGGTCCTCCGTACTTTCTGGGAGCCTTTATCGTTGGATGCGCA ATGATCTTAGCAAGCTTCATGGACGTTCTCATGTACCGAAGTTTCACCTCCAACGACTCGGCTACACTGCAAAGTATATCACAATAT gctTGCTTTGAAGTtttacttactggtatttcagtTATTGGCGGATTTATTGGCATATTCTTCGTATCAATATTTGGTGTTCCGGAGTGTGAGCCTTCAGATTTCTTTAGTCACTGTAATTATACAAAAAACTTGTCAACAAATCGTAGCCTTGCAATAGGCATCTTAATATCACTTCTTGTTAGTGAAATTATAGCAATTGGAAGCATTGTGATACACTGTCGTAGTTGTCAAGGTCTTGGTCCGTACAATATGCTGAAACCTAGGCAGCGAAGATTTGCTCCACATCATAATGTTTATGTTGCTGGAGGGGCTGGAAATGTTGTCATGACAACAGCTCCTGAACCAAGACCTTTTGCTGGTGGTTTTGGCGCTAATCGTAACTATAATAGTTACAGCGCAGACACACAAATTGTAATTGATGGTAACGTTATAGATAAAAACAGGGGCGGATTTTCTGGAGCCATCATACACCCACCAGAGAATACAACTGTTATACATCCTCCAGTGGGGTATTCTCAGTACCCGAGTATGACCAACCAAAATACGCAGTATAGTCATGAAGGTCAAGGCAGTACCTCAGGAGCATCTGTACATCAATTACAAGAACAGAACAGATTACTAAGGGAGCAGATtgcgctacaacaacaacttcagttaatgcagcagcagcagcaacaacaagaAAGTGCACCATCATCATCACTCCCGCCAATGCCTCCAAGTTATGAATCCTGCATGCAAGACCCAGAACAG ATGAAGTTCCTACAAGAGCAAAATGAAGAATTACAAAATAGATATCTGAGACGACAACAAATAACGAAAGATATACCGTTTTCTAGTGACAGAAACACCATACCTTCAGCTCCGCCTATGTGA
- the LOC128557720 gene encoding uncharacterized protein LOC128557720 isoform X2, producing the protein MSRKIHNTMNTMILASPMDIFMFRNSKSSDPATLQKLSKYDCIEILLTNILIIGGFVGIFFVAIFGIPECDPSDFRSRCNYTDNLSTNRNLAIAILVSLLVSEIIAIGSIVMHCHTCKGRGPYNMLKARKRRFTPYRNIYIDRGAGIVVMTTAPVEPRPVAGGFGANHNYDSYNADTQIMIDGNVIGKNSADFAGAVRHPPQNTNVNHPPMGYSQYPSAPNQNRQYSHECQGNVSIESVHHLQEQNRLLREQIALQQQQLRLMQQQQQQQQSESSSSLPPPPSYESCMQDPVQLKFLQQQNEELQNRYHSQQKQLTEKIPLSKDRHIAPSAPPI; encoded by the exons ATGATCCTAGCAAGCCCGATGGACATATTCATGTTCCGAAATTCCAAATCCAGCGACCcggcaacactacaaaaattatcaaaatat gATTGCATCGAAATTTTacttacaaatattttaattattggcGGATTTGTTGGCATCTTCTTCGTAGCCATATTTGGTATTCCAGAGTGTGATCCTTCAGATTTCCGTAGCCGCTGTAACTATACAGATAACTTGTCAACAAATCGTAATCTTGCAATAGCCATTCTGGTATCTCTTCTTGTGAGTGAAATTATAGCAATTGGAAGTATCGTGATGCACTGTCATACTTGTAAAGGCCGTGGTCCGTACAATATGCTGAAAGCTAGGAAGCGGAGATTTACCCCTTATcggaatatatatatagacagagGTGCTGGCATTGTTGTCATGACAACGGCTCCTGTTGAACCGAGACCTGTTGCTGGTGGTTTTGGTGCTAATCATAACTATGATAGTTATAACGCAGACACACAAATTATGATTGATGGTAATGTTATAGGTAAAAATAGTGCTGATTTTGCTGGAGCCGTCAGACACCCACCACAGAATACTAATGTTAATCACCCTCCAATGGGGTATTCTCAATATCCGAGTGCGCCCAACCAAAACAGGCAGTATAGTCATGAATGTCAAGGCAATGTTTCAATTGAATCTGTACATCATTTACAAGAACAGAACAGATTACTAAGGGAGCAGATtgcgctacaacaacaacaacttcggttaatgcaacagcagcagcaacagcaacaAAGTGAATCGTCATCATCACTCCCACCGCCTCCAAGTTATGAGTCCTGCATGCAAGATCCAGTGCAG TTGAAGTTTCTTCAACAACAGAATGAAGAACTACAAAATAGATATCACAGTCAGCAAAAACAACTAACGGAAAAGATACCGCTTTCTAAAGACAGACACATCGCACCTTCAGCTCCGCCTATATGA